Proteins from one Telopea speciosissima isolate NSW1024214 ecotype Mountain lineage chromosome 1, Tspe_v1, whole genome shotgun sequence genomic window:
- the LOC122656343 gene encoding dynamin-related protein 5A isoform X1, whose amino-acid sequence MENLISLVNKLQRACTALGDHGEESALPTLWDSLPAIAVVGGQSSGKSSVLESIVGKDFLPRGSGIVTRRPLVLQLHKIDERREYAEFLHLPRRRFTDFAAVRKEISDETDRETGRSKQISSVPIHLSIYSPNVVNLTMIDLPGLTKVAVEGQPDSIVQDIENMVRSYIEKPNCIILAISPANQDLATSDAIKISREVDPKGERTFGVLTKIDLMDKGTDAVDILEGRSYKLQFPWIGVVNRSQADINKSVDMIAARRREREYFANTPEYKHLAHRMGSEHLGKMLSKHLETVIKSRIPGIQSLISRSIVDLETELSRLGKPIASDAGGKLYMIMEICRVFDQIYKEHLDGIRPGGDKIYNVFDNQLPAALKRLQFDKQLAMENVRKLITEADGYQPHLIAPEQGYRRLIESSLITIRGPAEAAVDAVHSILKELVHKAVGETLELRQYPTLRVEVGNAACESLDRMKEESKKATLKLVDMESSYLTVDFFRKLPQDVEKGGNPTHSIFDRYNDSYLRRIGTTVLSYVNMVCGSLRNSIPKSIVYCQVREAKRSLLDHFFTDLGKKELKQLASLLDEDPAIMERRTALAKRLELYRSAQAEIDAVAWAK is encoded by the exons ATGGAGAATTTGATCTCTTTGGTGAACAAGCTGCAAAGAGCTTGTACGGCTCTAGGTGATCATGGAGAAGAGAGCGCATTGCCGACCTTATGGGATTCTTTGCCTGCGATTGCTGTCGTCGGTGGACAG AGTTCAGGGAAGTCTTCTGTGTTGGAAAGCATTGTGGGAAAGGACTTCTTGCCTCGTGGATCTG GTATTGTTACTCGGCGTCCACTTGTGTTACAACTTCATAAGATTGATGAAAGAAGAGAGTATGCGGAGTTTCTTCACCTCCCAAGAAGGAGGTTCACTGATTTTG CTGCTGTGAGGAAGGAGATCTCAGATGAGACTGATAGAGAAACAGGACGGTCAAAACAAATTTCCAGTGTTCCAATTCATCTTAGTATCTATTCTCCTAATG TTGTAAACTTGACGATGATTGACCTTCCTGGACTTACAAAAGTAGCTGTCG AGGGTCAGCCTGACAGTATTGTGCAAGACATCGAGAACATGGTTCGCTCCTATATTGAAAAG CCCAACTGTATAATTTTGGCAATTTCACCTGCCAATCAAGATCTTGCTACTTCTGATGCTATTAAGATCTCCCGTGAAGTAGACCCTAAAG GGGAGAGGACATTTGGTGTTTTAACAAAGATTGATCTTATGGACAAGGGTACAGATGCAGTTGAT ATTTTGGAAGGCAGGTCATATAAACTACAGTTTCCCTGGATTGGTGTTGTTAATCGTTCTCAAGCTGACATTAACAAGAGTGTTGACATGATTGCTGCTCGGCGTAGAGAGCGTGAGTATTTTGCAAATACTCCAGAATACAAGCATCTTGCTCACAGGATGGGTTCGGAGCATCTCGGAAAGATGCTTTCAAAG CATTTGGAAACTGTTATCAAGTCTCGTATACCAGGCATCCAGTCCCTTATTAGTAGAAGTATTGTTGATCTAGAAACGGAGTTGAGCCGCCTTGGGAAGCCTATTGCTTCTGATGCAGGA GGAAAATTATACATGATCATGGAGATTTGTCGTGTTTTTGACCAAATATATAAAGAGCATCTAGATGGCAT CCGTCCTGGTGGTGATAAAATCTACAATGTGTTTGATAATCAACTTCCTGCAGCTTTAAAAAGGTTGCAATTCGACAAGCAACTTGCTATGGAGAATGTAAGAAAACTAATTACTGAAGCGGATGGGTACCAGCCTCACTTGATAGCTCCGGAACAAGGATACCGCCGCCTCATTGAATCCTCTTTAATCACTATAAGAGGTCCTGCAGAGGCAGCTGTTGATGCG GTCCACTCTATACTGAAAGAGCTGGTTCACAAAGCTGTTGGTGAAACATTG GAGCTCAGGCAGTATCCTACTCTTAGAGTGGAGGTTGGAAATGCAGCATGTGAATCATTAGACAGAATGAAGGAAGAGAGCAAGAAAGCAACTCTCAAACTAGTTGACATGGAATCTAGTTACCTGACAGTTGATTTCTTCCGGAAGCTTCCTCAAGATGTTGAAAAAGGAGGAAACCCAACACATTCAATTTTTGATAGATACAATGATTCATACCTCAGGCGAATAG GAACAACTGTCTTGTCCTATGTCAACATGGTCTGTGGGAGCCTGCGGAACTCCATTCCAAAATCCATTGTGTATTGTCAAGTGCGAGAGGCAAAACGATCCCTGCTTGATCATTTCTTCACTGATTTGGGTAAAAAAGAG TTAAAGCAGCtggcttcattgttggatgaaGATCCAGCTATCATGGAGCGGCGGACTGCCCTTGCAAAGAGGCTGGAGCTATACAGAAGTGCCCAAGCAGAGATTGATGCAGTCGCTTGGGCCAAATAG
- the LOC122656343 gene encoding dynamin-related protein 12A isoform X2, which yields MENLISLVNKLQRACTALGDHGEESALPTLWDSLPAIAVVGGQSSGKSSVLESIVGKDFLPRGSGIVTRRPLVLQLHKIDERREYAEFLHLPRRRFTDFAAVRKEISDETDRETGRSKQISSVPIHLSIYSPNVVNLTMIDLPGLTKVAVEGQPDSIVQDIENMVRSYIEKPNCIILAISPANQDLATSDAIKISREVDPKGERTFGVLTKIDLMDKGTDAVDILEGRSYKLQFPWIGVVNRSQADINKSVDMIAARRREREYFANTPEYKHLAHRMGSEHLGKMLSKHLETVIKSRIPGIQSLISRSIVDLETELSRLGKPIASDAGGKLYMIMEICRVFDQIYKEHLDGIRPGGDKIYNVFDNQLPAALKRLQFDKQLAMENVRKLITEADGYQPHLIAPEQGYRRLIESSLITIRGPAEAAVDAVHSILKELVHKAVGETLEVRQYPTLRVEVGNAGYM from the exons ATGGAGAATTTGATCTCTTTGGTGAACAAGCTGCAAAGAGCTTGTACGGCTCTAGGTGATCATGGAGAAGAGAGCGCATTGCCGACCTTATGGGATTCTTTGCCTGCGATTGCTGTCGTCGGTGGACAG AGTTCAGGGAAGTCTTCTGTGTTGGAAAGCATTGTGGGAAAGGACTTCTTGCCTCGTGGATCTG GTATTGTTACTCGGCGTCCACTTGTGTTACAACTTCATAAGATTGATGAAAGAAGAGAGTATGCGGAGTTTCTTCACCTCCCAAGAAGGAGGTTCACTGATTTTG CTGCTGTGAGGAAGGAGATCTCAGATGAGACTGATAGAGAAACAGGACGGTCAAAACAAATTTCCAGTGTTCCAATTCATCTTAGTATCTATTCTCCTAATG TTGTAAACTTGACGATGATTGACCTTCCTGGACTTACAAAAGTAGCTGTCG AGGGTCAGCCTGACAGTATTGTGCAAGACATCGAGAACATGGTTCGCTCCTATATTGAAAAG CCCAACTGTATAATTTTGGCAATTTCACCTGCCAATCAAGATCTTGCTACTTCTGATGCTATTAAGATCTCCCGTGAAGTAGACCCTAAAG GGGAGAGGACATTTGGTGTTTTAACAAAGATTGATCTTATGGACAAGGGTACAGATGCAGTTGAT ATTTTGGAAGGCAGGTCATATAAACTACAGTTTCCCTGGATTGGTGTTGTTAATCGTTCTCAAGCTGACATTAACAAGAGTGTTGACATGATTGCTGCTCGGCGTAGAGAGCGTGAGTATTTTGCAAATACTCCAGAATACAAGCATCTTGCTCACAGGATGGGTTCGGAGCATCTCGGAAAGATGCTTTCAAAG CATTTGGAAACTGTTATCAAGTCTCGTATACCAGGCATCCAGTCCCTTATTAGTAGAAGTATTGTTGATCTAGAAACGGAGTTGAGCCGCCTTGGGAAGCCTATTGCTTCTGATGCAGGA GGAAAATTATACATGATCATGGAGATTTGTCGTGTTTTTGACCAAATATATAAAGAGCATCTAGATGGCAT CCGTCCTGGTGGTGATAAAATCTACAATGTGTTTGATAATCAACTTCCTGCAGCTTTAAAAAGGTTGCAATTCGACAAGCAACTTGCTATGGAGAATGTAAGAAAACTAATTACTGAAGCGGATGGGTACCAGCCTCACTTGATAGCTCCGGAACAAGGATACCGCCGCCTCATTGAATCCTCTTTAATCACTATAAGAGGTCCTGCAGAGGCAGCTGTTGATGCG GTCCACTCTATACTGAAAGAGCTGGTTCACAAAGCTGTTGGTGAAACATTG
- the LOC122656381 gene encoding wax ester synthase/diacylglycerol acyltransferase 11-like: MVGLKSRREDLRTIVTKNSTTKKITEEEVEDERVGEGNEQPLSPASRLFHEPHLNCYILAIMGCTIRVDPNVVLAGLETTLLRHPRFSSIQVLSNSKTGEMSWIRVQVDLEKHVFVPELDPDMDSAEQFVEQYISDLSRTTIDMSKPLWDLHILNVRTAEAESVSIFRIHHSLGDGASLMSLLLACTRRTDDSEALPTVPTQKKRVVQTKAGVLSRVFLAFWAFLLLVWNTVVDVFMFFATSMFLQDTETPLKGPPGVEFTPKRFVHRTVSLDDMKLIKNALNMTINDVALGITQAGLSRYLNRRYCEKKRDEGATEKRNNLPKKIRLRAALLVNIRPSPGIQALVDMMEKDKSDAKWGNRHGYVLLPFNIALRDDPLDYVRQAKATIDRKKHSYEAIYSFSSSELIVKLFGFKAASALAFKVLSHTTVSFTNLVGPIEEICFFGHSMAFLAPSVYGHPHALTINYQSYLNKMTFALAFDPVVVPDPQQLCSDIEDSLKLIKDTIIAKG; this comes from the exons ATGGTAGGACTGAAATCGAGGAGGGAAGACCTGAGAACCATTGTGACGAAGAACAGCACTACAAAGAAAAtcacagaagaagaagtggaagacGAGAGGGTGGGAGAAGGAAATGAACAACCCTTGAGTCCTGCCTCACGTCTGTTTCATGAGCCTCACTTGAACTGTTACATCTTAGCTATCATGGGCTGCACCATTCGTGTCGACCCTAACGTCGTCTTAGCTGGACTAGAGACTACTCTGCTTAGGCACCCTCGTTTCTCTAGCATTCAG GTCCTCAGCAACAGCAAAACCGGGGAAATGAGTTGGATCCGAGTGCAGGTGGACTTGGAGAAGCACGTTTTCGTGCCAGAACTTGACCCGGACATGGACTCAGCTGAGCAATTCGTCGAACAATACATCTCCGATTTGAGTAGGACCACCATCGACATGTCCAAACCTCTATGGGACCTACACATCCTCAATGTCAGAACTGCAGAAGCAGAATCTGTATCTATTTTCCGGATTCACCACTCTCTCGGCGATGGCGCGTCTCTCATGTCACTCCTCCTCGCTTGCACTCGCAGAACCGATGATTCCGAGGCGTTGCCGACGGTTCCTACCCAGAAAAAAAGGGTTGTCCAGACCAAAGCCGGCGTATTATCCCGGGTGTTCTTGGCGTTTTGGGCCTTCCTCCTTCTGGTTTGGAATACGGTGGTGGATGTCTTCATGTTCTTCGCCACATCGATGTTTTTGCAGGATACAGAAACGCCTCTGAAAGGTCCTCCCGGGGTTGAGTTCACCCCAAAGCGCTTCGTGCACCGAACTGTTAGTCTTGATGACATGAAGCTCATCAAGAATGCCTTAAACATG ACAATAAACGACGTCGCACTGGGAATCACACAAGCTGGTCTTTCTCGTTATCTTAACAGGAGATACT GTGAGAAGAAGAGGGATGAGGGAGCAACGGAGAAGAGGAACAATCTTCCCAAAAAAATTCGCCTGAGAGCAGCTCTTCTTGTTAACATAAGACCTTCTCCAGGGATCCAG GCTTTAGTTGACATGATGGAGAAAGATAAAAGTGATGCTAAGTGGGGTAATCGCCATGGCTATGTGCTTCTCCCCTTCAACATCGCCTTGAGAGATGACCCATTGGATTATGTCCGCCAAGCCAAAGCCACAATTGATCGCAAGAAGCATTCATATGAAGCTATCTACTCCTTCTCCAGTTCTGAGTTAATAGTCAAATTATTTGGTTTTAAG GCAGCAAGCGCTCTAGCTTTCAAAGTTCTGTCACACACTACGGTGTCATTCACAAACCTTGTCGGCCCAATTGAAGAGATCTGTTTTTTTGGCCACTCAATGGCTTTCCTTGCTCCTAGTGTTTATGGGCACCCACAT GCCTTAACAATTAATTACCAAAGCTATCTGAACAAGATGACCTTTGCTCTAGCATTTGACCCAGTTGTGGTTCCTGATCCTCAACAACTCTGCAGTGATATAGAAGACTCTCTCAAGCTCATCAAGGATACCATCATAGCAAAAGGGTGA